The following is a genomic window from Serratia ficaria.
TCGAGCAGCGCGGCGGTTTCGCTGCGGCCATGGGTTTCCACCACGCCGATCAGCACGTCCAGCCCCTGGCCGCGCAGCCGCTGCGCTTCCTGCAGCATGGCGTAGGTTTTCCCCACCCCGGCGCAGGCGCCGAAGAACACCTTCAGCCGGCCGCGCGGTTTTTCATTGGCCACCGCCAGCAGGCTGTCGGGATTGGGGCGCTGTTGCTCTTCTTCGACCATCACAATTCCTTGGGTAACAAAGCAAAAAGGGGTTCGGCACGCCGAACCCTAGTATAACCCTTGTAAGCGCGGCGTATTACTGCAACGCGTCCAGCGCCAGGTTCAGCTTCAGCACGTTGACCACCGATTGCCCCATAAAGTTGGGCGTGGCCCTGTCGGTGTTTTCATCGATCAGCGTGGCCACCTGCGCCTGCGGCAGATGGCGCGCCGCCGCCACTCGCGCCAGCTGATAATGGGCGGCGGCGATCGAAATGTGCGGATCCAGCCCGCTGCCGGAGGCGGTCAGCAGATCGACCGGGATCGGGCCGCTCATCGCCGGGTTGGCCTGGCGCAGCTGCGCCGCGCGCTCGGCGATGGCCTTGTCCAGCGCCGGGTTGGTGGCAGCCAGGTTGCTGCCGGCCGAGGCCAGGGCATTATAGGCGGAATCGCCGGTGGCGGACGGGCGGCCCCAGAAATACTGCGGCTTGCTGAAGTTCTGGCCGATCAGCGCCGAACCGACCGCTTTGTCGCCCCGGTACAGCAACGAGCCGTTGGCCGCGCCGGAGAACAGCAGCTGCGACAGGCCGGTGGTCAACAGCGGATAGGCGATGCCGGTGAGCAGCGTCAGCAGGATCAGCAGCACCAGCGAAGGACGTAAATATGACATGTTCATTTCCTTTCAATGATTAACCGGCGATATGCAGCGCGACCAGGATCAGGTCGATCAGCTTGATGCCGACGAAGGGCACCAGCAGGCCGCCGACGCCATACATCCACAGGTTGCGGCGCAGCAGCGCCGCGGCGCTCATCGGCTTATAGCTCACCCCTTTCAGCGCCAGCGGGATCAGGAACACGATCACCAGGGCGTTGAAGATCACCGCCGACATGATGGCGGAGGCGGGGGAGTGCAGATGCATCACGTTCAGCGCGTTCAACTGCGGGTAGGTCGCCGCGAACGCCGCCGGAATGATGGCGAAGTATTTGGCCACGTCGTTGGCGATGCTGAAGGTGGTCAGCGAGCCGCGGGTCATCAGCATCTGTTTGCCGATGTGCACCACTTCGATCAGCTTGGTCGGGTTGGAATCCAGATCGACCATGTTGCCCGCCTCTTTGGCGGCCTGGGTGCCCGAGTTCATCGCTACCGCCACGTCGGCCTGCGCCAGCGCCGGGGCGTCGTTGGTGCCGTCGCCGGTCATCGCCACCAGCCGGCCTTCGGCCTGATACTGGCGGATCAGCGCCAGCTTGGCTTCCGGCGTGGCTTCCGACAGGAAGTCGTCCACCCCGGCCTCGGCGGCGATCGCCGCGGCGGTCAACGGGTTGTCGCCGGTGATCATCACCGTCTTGATGCCCATTTTGCGCAGCTCGGCAAAGCGTTCCTTGATGCCGCCCTTGACGATATCCTTCAGCGCCACCACGCCCAACACCCGCGGCCCCTCGGCCACCACCAGCGGCGTGCCGCCGGTGCGCGCCACGCTTTCCACCAACTCGTCCACCGCCCGCGGGAAGTGGCCCTGATTGGATTCAACATGGCGGCGAATGGCGTCCACCGCCCCTTTGCGGATCATGCGCTCCTGCACGTTGACGCCGCTCATGCGGGTCTGGGCGGAGAAGGGCACGAAGGTGGCGTTCAGCGCCTGCAGATCGCGTTCGCGCAGGTTGAAGCGCTGCTTGGCCAGCACCACGATGCTGCGGCCTTCCGGCGTTTCGTCCGCCAGCGAGGCCAGCTGCGCGGCGTCCGCCAGCTCTTGCTCCTTCACCCCCGGCGCCGGCAGAAACTCCGACGCCTGGCGGTTGCCCAGCGTGATGGTGCCGGTCTTGTCCAGCAGCAGCACGTCGACGTCGCCGGCGGCCTCCACCGCGCGGCCGCTGGTGGCGATGACGTTGGCGCCGAGCATCCGGCTCATCCCGGCGACGCCGATGGCCGACAGCAGGCCGCCGATGGTGGTGGGGATCAGGCACACCAGCAGCGCCACCAGCACGGTGATGGTGACCACCGAGCCGCCGTTGGCCGCGTCGACGCTGTATTGCGAGAACGGCAGCAGCGTGGCGGTGGCCAGCACGAACACGATGGTCAGCGCCACCAGCAGAATGGTCAGCGCCACTTCGTTCGGGGTTTTGCGGCGCTTGGCGCCTTCCACCATGGCGATCATCCGGTCGAGGAAGGTTTCGCCCGGGTTGACGCTGCATTGCACCACCAGCCAGTCGGACAGCACGCGGGTGCCGCCGGTCACCGAGGAAAAGTCACCGCCGGATTCGCGGATCACCGGCGCGGATTCACCGGTGATGGCGCTTTCGTCCACCGAGGCGCCGCCTTCCAGCACTTCACCGTCGCAGGGAACGGTATCGCCGGCTTCCACCAGCACGATATCGCCCTTGCGCAGGCTTTCGGCGGACACTTTTTCGGTGGCGCCGTCGCGGCGCGGGCCGGCCAGCTTTTTCGCCCAGCTGGTTTTCTTGGTGCCCCTCAGGCTCTCCGCCTGGGCCTTGCTGCGGCCTTCGGCCAGCGCTTCGGCGAAATTGGCGAACAGCACGGTGAACCACAGCCACAGGGCGACGCTGCCGGTAAACGCGACGTTGCCGTCGGTCTTGCCGGCCAAAATCGCCAGCCAGATGGCGGTGGTCAGGATGCTGCCGATATACACCACGAACATCACCGGATTGCGCCACTGAACGCGAGGATCCAGCTTTTTCACCGCATCGATCAGCGCGGTGCGCACCAGTGCCGGTTCAAACAGCGCGCGTTGTTTGCGAGTCATCTCTTTATTCTCTCTCTATGACGTCGGTTAGTTGGCCAGCCAAAGCTGCAGGTGCTCGGCCACCGGTCCCAGCGCCAGCGCCGGTACGAAGGTTAATGCGCCCACCAGCAGCACGGTGCCGATCAGCAGGCCGATAAACAGCGGTCCGTAGGTCGGCAGGGTGCCGTTGCCGGCCGGCTGGCGTTTCTTGGCGCTCAGCGAACCGGCGATCGCCAGCACCGGCAGGATCACGCCGAAGCGGCCGACGAACATGGCGCAGGCCAGCAGCAGGTTGTAGAACGGCGTATTGACGCTCAAACCGGCGAAGGCGCTGCCGTTGTTGTTGGCGGCGGAGGAGAGGGCATACAGCACTTCGCTGAAGCCGTGGGCGCCGGGGTTGAGGATGCCGGCCCGGCCCGCGTCGGTGGCGATGGCCAGCGCGCTGCCCAACAGCACCAGCGTCGGCGTGACCAGGATCGCCAGCGCGGTCATCTTCATGTCGTAGACGTCGATTTTCTTGCCCAGGTATTCCGGGGTGCGGCCGATCATCAGGCCGGCGATAAACACCGTCAGCAGCACGAACAGCAGCATGCCGTACAGGCCGGAGCCGACGCCGCCGAACACCACTTCGCCGATCTGCATCAACCACATCGGCACCATGCCGCCCAGCGCGGTGAAGGAATCGTGCATGGCGTTGACCGCGCCGCAGGAGGCGGCGGTGGTGACCACCGAGAACAGGCCGGTGGCGAGAATGCCGAAGCGCGATTCCTTGCCTTCCATATTGATGTTGCCGGCGCCGCCCAGCGTGCTAAGGTGCGGGTTGCCCGCCAGCTCGGCGTACATCACCACCACCACCGCCACCACGAAGATCAGCGCCATCGCCCAGATCAGCGCATGGCCCTGGCGGTTTTCGCCGGCGACCTGACCGAAGGAAAAGCACAGCGCGCAGGGGATCAGGAAGATCGCCAGCATCTGCACGAAGTTGGTCAGCACGGTCGGGTTTTCGAAGGGATGCGCCGAGTTGGCGCCGAAGAAGCCGCCGCCGTTGGTGCCGAGCATCTTGATAGCTTCCTGCGAAGCCACCGGCCCCATCGGCAGCGTCTGTTGCGCGCCTTCCAGCGTGCTGACATGCAGATAGGGCAGGAAGTTTTGCAGCGTGCCCTGGCTGACGAAGAACAGCGCGATCGGCAAGGAGATCGGCAGCAGCACGTACAGCGTCACGCGGAAGATGTCGACCCAGGCGTTGCCGATGGTGGCGCTGGAGCGGCGGGTAAAGGCGCGGATCAGCGCAAAGGCCACGGCGATGCCGGTGGCGGCGGACAGGAAGTTCTGCACCGCCAGCCCGGCCATTTGGCTGAGGTAGCTGAGGGCGCTTTCACCGCTGTAGGCCTGCCAGTTGGTGTTGGTGACGAAGCTGACCGCGGTATTGAACGCCAGATCCCAGGACAGCCCCGGGAAGCCTTGCGGGTTGAGCGGCAGCGAACCCTGCGCCATCAACAGCGCAAACAACAACGCCAGGCCGAGCAGGTTGAAGCACAGGATCGCCAGCGCGTATTGCCGCCAGTTCATTTCGGCGGCGTCATTGCCGCAGCAACGCCATACGCCGGCCTCCAGGCGCCGCAGCGCCGGCAGCGGTTCGCCTTCGATCAGGCGCGCCAGAAAACCGCCCAGCGGCCGGGCCAGCAGCAGAAGCACCAGCAGGAAGCTGGCGATCAGTAAAAAGGCTGAAGCCGCCATCAGAAGTCCTCCGCATTGAACAGGGCGTAAACCAGATAGCCCAACAGCAGCAGAACCAACAGCGCACCACCAATAACGCTGAAACTCACGGGACACCTCCAGAGGTGTTGTTTTTGATAGGGGCAGTGTAGGGAGGGCGGTAGAAAGAAGATGAAAAAATAGCGCGGGCGGGTGTAAAAAAAGTATAAAAATGGCTGAAATCACTGCAAAAAATGGCGTTTTTACCCGCCATGATGGCCCCGTTGGCGCGTTTCAGCCCGGGGGAAAACGCGCGGTGGGCAGCCGCAACGGCCGCCGGGGGTAAAAAGCGCATAAATAGCCACAATGTAACCAATGTTTAGTTAATAATTAACCTTGGTGTAACAAAATTACGGATTGGCGAAAATATTTGCGCTTTTTTGCGCCTTTTAGTGGTCGGATGAGTAGTAAACTTTCAGCAAGTGCGCTAAAATTTTGTCCAGTTACCAAATCATCGATTGTTCGTTTATGCGCCAGCGCCGTTTCCCCTGACAAATCAACGGCCGGGCGTTTTTAAGGAGGTTCGCATGTCTACATACCACGCTTATTCATTGCATCGGATTCTCCTGCGCCGCAGCGCAGTGATCCTGGCAGGCATTCTGGCGTTACCGGTGATGCTGTTCCGCAGCGACCGGGCGCGTTTCTACAGCTATTTGCACCGCGTCTGGTCAAAAACCAGCGATAAGCCGGTCTGGCTGCAGCAGGCGGAACTGGCGGCCTGCGATTTCTATTGATCGCCAACGCCGGCCCCTGAAAACCCTCGCTTCGGCGGGGGTTTTTTTATGCCTGTGCGCCGCGCGTAGCCGGTGTTAAGGTCGTATTCACTCAGCCTTTCTTCTACACTTTTATCCTCTTTCACTACAGCGGGAGAACGGCATGCACAAACTACCCGGACCGCTATCTGGCCGAACAGCGCTACTTCGAACCCTATCCGGAGGCGCTGCGTCTGCATACGGCCATTGATCGACAAGGAGTTTTATGACCACGCATCTGGTCTGGCTGCGCAACGATCTGCGCATTACCGATAACCAGGCGCTGCACGCCGCCTGCGGCGATCCCTCCGCCCGGGTGCTGGCGGTGTTTATCGCCACGCCGCAGCAGTGGCGGCGGCACGGCATGGCGCCGCGCCAGGCGGCGCTGATCTACGCCAGCCTGCGGCAGCTGCAGCTGGCGCTGGCGCAAAAGGGCATTCCGCTGCACTGCCATCAGTGCGATGACTTCACCGCCGCTGTCGACTGGCTGGCGGACTACTGCGAACGGCGGCAGGTGGACGCGCTATTTTACAACCGGCAGTACGAGCTCAATGAGCGGCGGCGCGACCAGCTGTTGGCGCAACGCCTGGCCGGCCGGGTGGCGTGCCGGAGCTTCGACGACGGCCTGCTGTTGCCGCCGGGCAGCGTGCTCACCGGCGGCGGCGAGATGTATAAGGTCTATACGCCGTTTCGCAACGCCTTTATCCGCCGGCTGACCGAGTCTGACCTGCGCTGCCTGCCGGCGCCCAAGCCGCGCGGGGAGGCGCTGCCGCCGCCGGAGGCGCCCGAAGCGTTCGACTACCCGGCCGCCGAGACGGGGGCGGATTTCCCCGCCGGCGAAGAGGCGGCGCTGCAGCGGCTGCGCGCTTTCTGCCGCGAGCAGGTGCAGGATTATCTTCGGCAGCGCGACCTGCCGGCCCTGGCCGGCACCAGCAGCCTGTCGCCCTATCTGGCGATTGGTGCGCTGTCGCCGCGCCAATGTTTTAACCGGCTGCGCGCCGAACATCCGTCGGTATTGGCGGCACCGGAAAGCGGCGCTTTCGGCTGGCTGAATGAGCTGATCTGGCGTGAGTTTTATCGGCATTTGATGGTGGCCTATCCTGCATTATGCCGGCACCGTCCCTTTATCGACTGGACGGATAAGGTACGCTGGCGCCAGGACGACGCCATGCTGCAGGCGTGGCAGCGCGGGCAAACCGGTTATCCGATCGTCGACGCCGCCATGCGCCAGCTGAACGAAACCGGCTGGATGCACAACAGGTTGCGGATGATCAGCGCCAGCTTTCTGGTGAAGGATCTGCTGATCGACTGGCGCGCCGGCGAGCGTTATTTCATGTCGCAACTGCTCGACGGCGATTTGGCGGCCAATAACGGCGGCTGGCAGTGGGCGGCCTCTACCGGCACCGACGCCGCACCCTATTTCCGCATCTTTAACCCGACCACGCAGGGCGAACGTTTTGATCCGCAAGGCACTTTTATCCGTAAATGGTTGCCTGAACTGGCGGCGGTGCCGGACAATGATATTCATCACCCCCAACGCTGGGCGGAAAAACAGCGGCTAACTCTGGAGTATCCGTTGCCAATCGTCGACCACAAGCAGGCCAGGCTGGATACGCTGGCGGCTTTTGAAGCGGCGAAGAGCGGGGGATTTTGAGGCAACTGCAAGGAGCGACGCAATGATGAAAACGGTGCTGGCCCTGGCCCTCAGCGGCTACTCCGCGCTGGCGATGGCCGGCTTTGAGGTGGTGGCGCTCGGCGTCGACGGCGGCGTCAGCGACGGCAACCTGACGTCCTATCTGATCCGCAGCGACGGTAAGCCGCAGTACGTGGCGCTGGACGCCGGCTCGTTATTGCCGGGCATCGCCAAAGGGCTGGAGAAGGGCAGCTTCCCGCAGGTCACCCCCGAGCTGGCCGCGCCTTATACCCCCCAGGGCTACGTGTTTCGCCAGCTGATCGGCGGCTATTTCATCAGCCATGGGCATCTGGACCACGTGGCGGGGTTGATCATCGGCGCCCCCGAAGACAATAAAAAAACCGTATACGCCCAGGCGGACACCGTACTGACCCTGCGCAATCATTATTTTAACTGGAAGGCCTGGCCGAACTTCACCGACGCCGGCAACGGCGCACGGCTGGGCACTTATCGGCTGCAGACGGTGCGCCCGTTGCAGCGCTTTACCCTCGGCGTGACCGGGCTGAGCGGCGTGATGTACCCGCTTAGCCACGATCGCTACCCTTCATCGATGCTGCTGGTGTCCGACAACGCCGGCGCTTTCGCCTATTTCGGCGATACCGGGCCGGACACGGTGGAGCAGTCGCGCGATCTCGACGCCGCCTGGCGCGCGCTGGGGCCGCTGATCGAGCAGAAAAAGCTGAAGGGCATGATCATTGAAACCTCGTACCCCAACGGGATCGAGGATAAACATCTGTACGGCCACCTGACCCCGGCCTGGTTGCTGAAAGAGCTGAAGAACCTGGCGCGATACAGCGGCGGCGAAGGCTCGCTGAAAGATTTGCCGGTGGTGATCGGCCACATCAAGCCCAGCCTGAAACAGGGCGAAGAGGTGCGCGCCACCATCAAACAGCAGCTGGAGCAGGGCAACGATCTGGGCGTTAAATTCATCCTGATGGAGCAGGGCGACCGCCAGACATTTTGAATATGAAGAGAGAAGACTATGCGTAACCTCGATCTGGAAAATCTGATCAACAGCGAGCTGAACGCTTCGGCGTTTCAGGACTATGCGCCCAACGGGCTGCAGGTAGAAGGGCGCCCGCACGTGCAGCGCATCGTCACCGGCGTCACCGCCTGCCAGGCGTTGCTGGACGCCGCGGTGGAGCATCAGGCCGACGCGATCGTCGTGCATCACGGCTACTTCTGGAAAAACGAAGCGCCGGCGGTGCGCGGCATGAAGCGCAACCGGCTGAAAACGCTGCTGACCAACGACATCAACCTGTACGGCTATCATCTGCCGCTGGATGCGCACCCGGTGCTGGGCAACAATGCGCAGCTGGCGCAGACGCTCGGCATTCGGGTGATTGGCGAGGTGGAGCCGCTGGTGCCGCACGGCGAATTCGAGCAGCCGCTGAGCGGCGCGGAACTGCAGCAGCGCCTCGAGCAGCGCCTGGGGCGCAGCGTATTGCACTGCGGCGATAATGCGCCGGCGCATATTCGCCGGGTGGCCTGGTGCACCGGCGGCGGGCAGGGCTTTATCGACAGCGCGGCGCGTTTCGGCGTTGACGCCTTCATCAGCGGCGAAGTCTCTGAGCAGACCATTCACAGCGCCCGGGAAATGGGCGTGCATTTCTTTGCCGCCGGTCACCATGCCACCGAGCGCGGCGGCGTAAAGGCGCTGGGCGAATGGCTGGCGCAGCAGCACGGTTTTGACGTGACCTTTATCGATATTCCGAACCCCGCCTGATTTTCCGCTCCCGGGATCCGGCCGGCGCGTGAGCCGGGCTGGATCCTTTTATCGCTTTAATTCCTTATTTTTTCAATGGTTGCGTTCTATTGACAGCCAGCGGTGCGTCGCGCATAACTGTGTGTCATTGCAAATAAGAAAATCCCCGATGAATTTCGAGCGCAGACAGCGACGCTGCCGCTGGAAAGACGGCGGGATAAGGAGAATCAGGGTGCAACGAGCGCGATATTACCTGTTGGGCGAACGAGCGGTAGTGCTTGAGCTGTCGCCGCCGGTGACGCTGCCGAGTCAGCAGCGCATTTGGGCGCTGGCGGAAAAACTGAATCATCATCCCGAGGTGCGGGAAGTGGTGCCGGGCATGAATAACCTGACGCTGCTGCTGCATACGCCGCAGGCCGATGCCGCAGCGATGCTCGCGCTGTTGCAGCAAGGTTGGGACAGCGAGGAAAGCCTGGTGCCGGAATCGCGCCAGGTGGACATTCCGGTGGTCTACGGCGGGGAACAGGGCCCCGATCTGGATGAGGTGGCGCGCCATACCGGGCTGACGCCGCGGCAGGTGGTGGAATGCCACGCTGCGGCGGACTACGTGGTCTACTTTCTCGGCTTCCAGCCCGGCTTCTCCTATCTGGGCGGCATGCCGGAAAAGCTGGCCACGCCGCGCCGCGCCGAACCGCGGCTGGCGGTGGCGGCCGGCTCCGTCGGCATCGGCGGCGGCCAGACCGGCATCTATCCGCTGGTCACGCCCGGCGGTTGGCAGCTGATCGGCCGCACGCCGCTGGCCTTGTTCAATCCGCATGAAATGCCGCCGACGTTGCTGCGCCCGGGCGATAACGTGCGTTTTGTGCCGCAGAAGGAGGGGGTATGCTGACTATTCTGCGAGCGGGCATTTACACCACGGTACAGGACCTGGGGCGTGACGGTTT
Proteins encoded in this region:
- the kdpB gene encoding potassium-transporting ATPase subunit KdpB yields the protein MTRKQRALFEPALVRTALIDAVKKLDPRVQWRNPVMFVVYIGSILTTAIWLAILAGKTDGNVAFTGSVALWLWFTVLFANFAEALAEGRSKAQAESLRGTKKTSWAKKLAGPRRDGATEKVSAESLRKGDIVLVEAGDTVPCDGEVLEGGASVDESAITGESAPVIRESGGDFSSVTGGTRVLSDWLVVQCSVNPGETFLDRMIAMVEGAKRRKTPNEVALTILLVALTIVFVLATATLLPFSQYSVDAANGGSVVTITVLVALLVCLIPTTIGGLLSAIGVAGMSRMLGANVIATSGRAVEAAGDVDVLLLDKTGTITLGNRQASEFLPAPGVKEQELADAAQLASLADETPEGRSIVVLAKQRFNLRERDLQALNATFVPFSAQTRMSGVNVQERMIRKGAVDAIRRHVESNQGHFPRAVDELVESVARTGGTPLVVAEGPRVLGVVALKDIVKGGIKERFAELRKMGIKTVMITGDNPLTAAAIAAEAGVDDFLSEATPEAKLALIRQYQAEGRLVAMTGDGTNDAPALAQADVAVAMNSGTQAAKEAGNMVDLDSNPTKLIEVVHIGKQMLMTRGSLTTFSIANDVAKYFAIIPAAFAATYPQLNALNVMHLHSPASAIMSAVIFNALVIVFLIPLALKGVSYKPMSAAALLRRNLWMYGVGGLLVPFVGIKLIDLILVALHIAG
- a CDS encoding K(+)-transporting ATPase subunit F, yielding MSFSVIGGALLVLLLLGYLVYALFNAEDF
- a CDS encoding YbfA family protein, coding for MSTYHAYSLHRILLRRSAVILAGILALPVMLFRSDRARFYSYLHRVWSKTSDKPVWLQQAELAACDFY
- a CDS encoding MBL fold metallo-hydrolase, translating into MMKTVLALALSGYSALAMAGFEVVALGVDGGVSDGNLTSYLIRSDGKPQYVALDAGSLLPGIAKGLEKGSFPQVTPELAAPYTPQGYVFRQLIGGYFISHGHLDHVAGLIIGAPEDNKKTVYAQADTVLTLRNHYFNWKAWPNFTDAGNGARLGTYRLQTVRPLQRFTLGVTGLSGVMYPLSHDRYPSSMLLVSDNAGAFAYFGDTGPDTVEQSRDLDAAWRALGPLIEQKKLKGMIIETSYPNGIEDKHLYGHLTPAWLLKELKNLARYSGGEGSLKDLPVVIGHIKPSLKQGEEVRATIKQQLEQGNDLGVKFILMEQGDRQTF
- a CDS encoding type 2 GTP cyclohydrolase I, coding for MRNLDLENLINSELNASAFQDYAPNGLQVEGRPHVQRIVTGVTACQALLDAAVEHQADAIVVHHGYFWKNEAPAVRGMKRNRLKTLLTNDINLYGYHLPLDAHPVLGNNAQLAQTLGIRVIGEVEPLVPHGEFEQPLSGAELQQRLEQRLGRSVLHCGDNAPAHIRRVAWCTGGGQGFIDSAARFGVDAFISGEVSEQTIHSAREMGVHFFAAGHHATERGGVKALGEWLAQQHGFDVTFIDIPNPA
- the kdpA gene encoding potassium-transporting ATPase subunit KdpA, with amino-acid sequence MAASAFLLIASFLLVLLLLARPLGGFLARLIEGEPLPALRRLEAGVWRCCGNDAAEMNWRQYALAILCFNLLGLALLFALLMAQGSLPLNPQGFPGLSWDLAFNTAVSFVTNTNWQAYSGESALSYLSQMAGLAVQNFLSAATGIAVAFALIRAFTRRSSATIGNAWVDIFRVTLYVLLPISLPIALFFVSQGTLQNFLPYLHVSTLEGAQQTLPMGPVASQEAIKMLGTNGGGFFGANSAHPFENPTVLTNFVQMLAIFLIPCALCFSFGQVAGENRQGHALIWAMALIFVVAVVVVMYAELAGNPHLSTLGGAGNINMEGKESRFGILATGLFSVVTTAASCGAVNAMHDSFTALGGMVPMWLMQIGEVVFGGVGSGLYGMLLFVLLTVFIAGLMIGRTPEYLGKKIDVYDMKMTALAILVTPTLVLLGSALAIATDAGRAGILNPGAHGFSEVLYALSSAANNNGSAFAGLSVNTPFYNLLLACAMFVGRFGVILPVLAIAGSLSAKKRQPAGNGTLPTYGPLFIGLLIGTVLLVGALTFVPALALGPVAEHLQLWLAN
- the phrB gene encoding deoxyribodipyrimidine photo-lyase, whose protein sequence is MTTHLVWLRNDLRITDNQALHAACGDPSARVLAVFIATPQQWRRHGMAPRQAALIYASLRQLQLALAQKGIPLHCHQCDDFTAAVDWLADYCERRQVDALFYNRQYELNERRRDQLLAQRLAGRVACRSFDDGLLLPPGSVLTGGGEMYKVYTPFRNAFIRRLTESDLRCLPAPKPRGEALPPPEAPEAFDYPAAETGADFPAGEEAALQRLRAFCREQVQDYLRQRDLPALAGTSSLSPYLAIGALSPRQCFNRLRAEHPSVLAAPESGAFGWLNELIWREFYRHLMVAYPALCRHRPFIDWTDKVRWRQDDAMLQAWQRGQTGYPIVDAAMRQLNETGWMHNRLRMISASFLVKDLLIDWRAGERYFMSQLLDGDLAANNGGWQWAASTGTDAAPYFRIFNPTTQGERFDPQGTFIRKWLPELAAVPDNDIHHPQRWAEKQRLTLEYPLPIVDHKQARLDTLAAFEAAKSGGF
- the kdpC gene encoding potassium-transporting ATPase subunit KdpC; its protein translation is MSYLRPSLVLLILLTLLTGIAYPLLTTGLSQLLFSGAANGSLLYRGDKAVGSALIGQNFSKPQYFWGRPSATGDSAYNALASAGSNLAATNPALDKAIAERAAQLRQANPAMSGPIPVDLLTASGSGLDPHISIAAAHYQLARVAAARHLPQAQVATLIDENTDRATPNFMGQSVVNVLKLNLALDALQ
- the pxpB gene encoding 5-oxoprolinase subunit PxpB — encoded protein: MQRARYYLLGERAVVLELSPPVTLPSQQRIWALAEKLNHHPEVREVVPGMNNLTLLLHTPQADAAAMLALLQQGWDSEESLVPESRQVDIPVVYGGEQGPDLDEVARHTGLTPRQVVECHAAADYVVYFLGFQPGFSYLGGMPEKLATPRRAEPRLAVAAGSVGIGGGQTGIYPLVTPGGWQLIGRTPLALFNPHEMPPTLLRPGDNVRFVPQKEGVC